The genomic DNA TCTTGTAGGCACCCATCTTGCGAGTGCCCGCCAGATTCTTTTCCACCAGATCTGCCGGCAGCGGATAACCATCGGCAGCAGCCACCGCCATTACCTCTTCCATCATGGTGCGGATCAGGTCTTCACCACCGGGGGCATCAAGAATCGACAGGGTATCGGCGCCATTGCACAGCACACTGAGGGGATTGAACGGTGCATTCCAGACACACTTGCGCCAGCGCTCCCCCACCACTGCCTCGCTATCGTTGACGTCAATGCCCCCTTCCCTGAACAGGCCGCTTAACCGGTGACAGTGATCATCAAAACCAGCGGGAAAGTTGCCCATTACCAGTTGGCCATAGGCCTGATGATGGACCTCACCGGGGCCGGTGCGGCTGACAGCGATAAATGCCAGGCAGCTCACCAGCGGATGGTGTGGATAGGCATCGGCCAGCTCCCGTTCGATATCCAGGCCATTCTCGA from Alcanivorax sp. includes the following:
- a CDS encoding 2-dehydropantoate 2-reductase, giving the protein MTDKPRILIVGAGAIGSFYGAILKRAGCEVSVVLRSDYDAVKESGFRFTSPLGELSWQPDRVYRPDDTPDAFPDYVLLCVKVLPGVDRAALVRPWMGEHTGLVLIENGLDIERELADAYPHHPLVSCLAFIAVSRTGPGEVHHQAYGQLVMGNFPAGFDDHCHRLSGLFREGGIDVNDSEAVVGERWRKCVWNAPFNPLSVLCNGADTLSILDAPGGEDLIRTMMEEVMAVAAADGYPLPADLVEKNLAGTRKMGAYKNSMALDYLNDRPIELDAILGNLVAIAGRHQVPVPHLTTVLTALRIRYP